A region from the Coffea eugenioides isolate CCC68of chromosome 9, Ceug_1.0, whole genome shotgun sequence genome encodes:
- the LOC113782198 gene encoding uncharacterized protein LOC113782198: MSIENSFGSSPTETSAIKFTGKNYAAWEFQFGMFLKGKELCGHIDGTSPAPKNEKELGQWELGRCGVFCNAYIIKIILHDDFSLNMRLVPSVKVPKEVTRGGLLNRNPVPSLDVCLGELLREEQRLATQSVLSASGGTSEVVNVAYAAQGRNKGKGSMQCYSCKELGHIARNCGKKFCNFCKQNGHIIKDCPTRPENRRAQAFHVAVPDPTVIGPTLTTTSTNQAVITPEMVQQMILTAFSALGLQGQGSDVGEGDRKGA, translated from the exons ATGTCTATTGAGAATTCTTTTGGAAGCTCCCCTACAGAGACTTCGGCTATCAAATTTACAGGAAAGAATTATGCGGCCTGGGAATTTCAATTCGGAATGTTTCTGAAAGGGAAGGAGCTTTGTGGTCACATTGATGGGACTTCTCCTGCTCCCAAAAATGAGAAAGAACTTGGTCAATGGGAG CTAGGGAGATGTGGGGTTTTCTGCAATgcatatatcatcaaaataataCTGCACGACGATTTCAGCTTGAACATGAGATTAGTACCTTCAGTCAAG GTACCTAAGGAGGTTACTCGGGGTGGATTGCTGAATAGAAATCCGGTTCCTTCTTTGGATGTTTGTCTTGGTGAATTATTACGGGAAGAACAGCGATTGGCTACACAATCTGTTCTAAGTGCATCTGGAGGGACATCAGAAGTTGTCAATGTTGCTTATGCTGCACAAGGGAGGAATAAAGGAAAGGGATCAATGCAGTGCTACAGCTGCAAGGAGCTTGGACATATTGCTCGCAACTGTGGTAAGAAATTTTGTAATTTCTGTAAACAGAATGGACATATTATCAAGGACTGTCCTACACGACCAGAAAACAGGCGAGCTCAAGCTTTTCACGTTGCAGTTCCAGATCCTACTGTTATTGGTCCTACACTTACAACCACAAGCACCAATCAGGCTGTTATTACTCCAGAAATGGTCCAACAGATGATTCTCACAGCATTTTCTGCCCTTGGGCTTCAGGGCCAAG GATCAGATGTCGGGGAAGGTGATCGCAAGGGGGCCTAA